A stretch of the Mycobacterium shigaense genome encodes the following:
- a CDS encoding GNAT family N-acetyltransferase: MNFLRTSARHPGWPMSVGPLRVSAGVIRLRPVRMRDGAQWSRTRLADRAHLEPWEPSSEGDWTVRHTPAAWPALCSGLRAEARSGRMLPYVIELDGCYCGQLTIGNVTHGALRSAWIGYWVPSSATGGGVATGALALGLDHCFGPVRLHRVEATVRPENAASRAVLGKVGFREEGLLRRYLEVDRAWRDHLLMAITVEEVYGSVASTLVRTGHASWV; this comes from the coding sequence GTGAATTTCCTGCGCACCAGCGCCCGGCATCCCGGCTGGCCCATGAGTGTTGGGCCGCTGCGGGTTTCGGCGGGAGTGATCCGGCTGCGGCCCGTGCGGATGCGTGACGGCGCGCAGTGGAGCCGCACCCGGTTGGCCGACCGCGCGCACCTCGAGCCGTGGGAGCCCAGCTCCGAGGGCGACTGGACGGTGCGGCACACGCCGGCGGCCTGGCCGGCGTTGTGTTCGGGGTTGCGGGCCGAGGCGCGCAGCGGCCGCATGCTGCCCTACGTGATCGAACTCGACGGGTGCTATTGCGGGCAGTTGACCATCGGCAACGTCACCCACGGGGCGCTGCGCTCGGCGTGGATCGGCTACTGGGTGCCCAGCTCGGCGACCGGCGGCGGCGTGGCGACCGGCGCGTTGGCGCTCGGGCTCGACCACTGCTTCGGGCCGGTGCGCCTGCATCGGGTGGAGGCGACCGTGCGCCCGGAAAACGCCGCTAGCCGTGCGGTATTGGGCAAGGTCGGGTTTCGCGAGGAGGGCCTGCTGCGCCGCTACCTCGAGGTCGACCGGGCGTGGCGCGACCACCTGCTGATGGCCATCACCGTCGAGGAGGTGTACGGGTCGGTCGCATCGACGCTGGTGCGGACCGGGCACGCCAGCTGGGTCTGA
- a CDS encoding sensor domain-containing phosphodiesterase has protein sequence MRISQIVVLEAGEVERLVQALTALTDPVSLMSRIAEQTCTLMPNADGAAVTLLHASDKTYVTVAGYGVLAAAPGFQVPQLSSLQGLAAREKRPKLIDDAQTDPRLSSAVRAANRHWDTRSWVLIPLMHNEDPIGSLLMVARAPNAFDITDVDLMLEIGEFVSALTYVIAGGDESGQHAITAHFATSVMLPEAVKAKGLNDRLDALLAQPEAVSAVFQPIVHLESGGTVAYEGLTRFPPSELTPTQWFSAARHLGRGLELEHLALCTILSAARRIPSEGPVAVNLSPSAALDPAIHELLITQDRAMIVEITEHEPFPDDLAAGLTWLRDRGIGLAVDDAGAGYASFTQLLRLRPDIIKIDGELTIGIDGDPAKRALVSALNTLATELHANTVAEAVETVSQLQTLAGLGVGYGQGFYLGRPRRNSRIRCHSCDFVTEFPKGS, from the coding sequence TTGAGAATTTCCCAGATTGTCGTGCTTGAGGCGGGCGAAGTGGAGAGGTTGGTTCAGGCGCTTACTGCGCTGACGGATCCAGTCTCGTTGATGAGCCGCATTGCTGAGCAGACCTGTACGCTAATGCCCAACGCCGATGGAGCGGCGGTTACGTTACTTCATGCCTCCGACAAGACGTACGTGACGGTTGCTGGGTACGGTGTGCTTGCGGCTGCGCCGGGTTTCCAGGTGCCGCAGCTCAGCAGCTTGCAGGGCCTCGCTGCACGGGAGAAGCGACCGAAGCTGATCGATGACGCGCAGACAGACCCGCGACTGTCCTCGGCTGTCCGTGCCGCGAATCGGCACTGGGACACTCGGTCGTGGGTGCTCATTCCGCTGATGCACAACGAGGACCCGATCGGCTCCCTGCTGATGGTTGCCAGGGCCCCCAATGCATTCGATATCACCGATGTCGACCTGATGCTCGAGATCGGAGAGTTCGTTTCTGCGTTGACCTACGTCATCGCCGGCGGCGACGAGTCGGGGCAGCACGCCATCACGGCACACTTCGCTACCTCGGTGATGTTGCCCGAAGCAGTAAAGGCCAAAGGGCTGAACGATCGACTGGACGCACTGCTGGCGCAGCCGGAAGCCGTCAGCGCCGTCTTCCAGCCCATCGTGCACCTGGAAAGTGGTGGGACGGTCGCGTACGAAGGGTTGACGCGTTTTCCTCCGTCCGAATTGACCCCAACGCAGTGGTTCAGCGCCGCCCGGCACCTGGGCCGGGGTCTCGAGTTAGAACATTTGGCGTTGTGCACCATTCTCAGTGCTGCTCGCCGAATCCCGAGTGAGGGTCCCGTCGCGGTCAACCTCAGTCCGAGCGCCGCGCTGGACCCCGCGATTCATGAATTGCTGATAACCCAGGACCGGGCGATGATCGTCGAAATCACCGAGCATGAGCCTTTCCCCGATGACCTCGCCGCGGGTCTGACATGGTTGCGAGATCGCGGCATAGGCCTGGCAGTCGACGATGCCGGAGCAGGCTATGCCAGCTTCACCCAACTGCTGCGGCTACGTCCAGACATCATCAAGATCGACGGAGAGTTGACCATCGGCATCGACGGCGATCCTGCCAAACGCGCACTTGTCTCCGCGCTGAACACGCTGGCGACCGAGCTGCACGCCAACACAGTGGCCGAAGCCGTGGAGACAGTCAGCCAGTTACAGACGCTGGCCGGCCTCGGTGTCGGGTACGGTCAAGGCTTCTACTTGGGACGACCGCGACGAAATTCACGCATTCGATGCCATTCCTGCGACTTTGTTACCGAGTTTCCCAAAGGGTCATGA
- the sepX gene encoding divisome protein SepX/GlpR, producing MPSIPQSLLWISLVVLWLFVLVPMLISKRDAVRRTSDVALASRVLNGGANARLLKRTGPASGHRSDPDWRPEEDSADDELDEAQDDSEDDVDHEPDTVEQPAHAVVMRIAVAETTEPDYLDVDVVEDSAALPAGVSGVVPEPVMDEVDEAAEDEHDGADEDADLADLADRYEYVEDSSGLEPEAEQDDDVNTNAFVAARSRRRRFDTTHAAAIDAKKYAARKRVLMVLAVILVGTATAAFEISPSAWWACGGATFVTLIYLGYLRRQTRIEEKIRRRRAQRMARARLGVENARDRQYDVVPSRLRRPGAVVLEIDDEDPIFEHLDYAMPQQHFGWSRELPRAVGQ from the coding sequence ATGCCCAGCATCCCGCAGTCATTGTTGTGGATCTCGCTCGTGGTGCTCTGGCTGTTCGTGCTGGTGCCGATGCTGATCAGCAAACGCGACGCGGTCCGGCGCACCAGCGATGTCGCCCTGGCCAGCCGAGTGCTCAACGGAGGCGCCAATGCGCGCCTGCTCAAGCGCACCGGGCCGGCCTCGGGCCATCGCAGCGATCCGGACTGGCGGCCCGAGGAAGACTCAGCCGACGATGAGCTGGACGAAGCCCAGGACGACTCTGAAGACGACGTTGACCACGAGCCCGACACCGTAGAGCAGCCCGCGCACGCGGTGGTGATGCGGATTGCCGTGGCAGAAACGACCGAGCCCGACTACCTCGACGTGGACGTCGTCGAGGATTCCGCGGCCCTGCCGGCCGGGGTCAGCGGCGTGGTGCCCGAGCCGGTGATGGACGAAGTCGACGAGGCCGCCGAGGACGAGCACGACGGCGCCGACGAGGACGCCGACCTGGCCGACCTGGCCGACCGCTACGAGTACGTCGAGGACTCGTCCGGTCTGGAGCCCGAGGCCGAGCAGGACGACGACGTCAACACGAATGCCTTCGTCGCGGCTCGGTCCCGGAGGCGACGCTTCGACACCACGCACGCCGCCGCCATCGATGCCAAGAAGTACGCCGCGCGTAAGCGCGTGCTGATGGTGCTGGCCGTCATTTTGGTCGGGACGGCGACCGCCGCCTTCGAGATCAGCCCGAGCGCCTGGTGGGCCTGCGGCGGCGCCACTTTCGTGACCCTCATCTACCTCGGTTACCTGCGCCGGCAGACGCGGATCGAGGAAAAGATTCGCCGCCGCCGGGCGCAGCGGATGGCACGCGCGCGGCTCGGCGTGGAGAACGCGCGCGACCGCCAGTACGACGTGGTGCCGTCGCGCCTGCGGCGCCCCGGCGCGGTGGTCCTGGAGATCGACGACGAGGACCCCATCTTCGAGCACCTGGACTACGCGATGCCGCAGCAGCACTTCGGCTGGTCCAGGGAACTGCCGCGGGCCGTGGGCCAGTAG
- a CDS encoding UTP--glucose-1-phosphate uridylyltransferase, whose protein sequence is MSRPEDIPIPYTAIVPAAGLGTRFLPATKTVPKELLPVVDTPGIELVAAEAAAAGAERLVIITSEGKDGVVAHFVQDLVLEGTLEARGKHAMLAKVRRAPALIKVESVVQAEPLGLGHAIGCVESTLTPDEDAVMVLLPDDLVLPTGVLETMAKVRAEHGGTVLCAIEVAPEEISAYGVFDVDPVPGGDSDVLKVKGMVEKPKAEDAPSIYAAAGRYVLDRAVFDALRRIERGAGGEVQLTDAIALLIDEGHPVHVVVHHGSRHDLGNPGGYLKAAVDFALDRDDYGPDLRRWLVARLGLTEQ, encoded by the coding sequence CCGATCCCCTACACGGCGATCGTGCCTGCGGCCGGTCTGGGCACCCGTTTCCTGCCAGCGACCAAGACCGTGCCCAAGGAGCTGCTGCCCGTCGTCGACACGCCCGGTATCGAGCTGGTCGCCGCGGAGGCCGCTGCGGCTGGTGCCGAGCGCCTGGTGATCATCACCTCCGAGGGCAAGGACGGCGTCGTCGCCCACTTCGTCCAGGACCTGGTGCTGGAGGGCACGCTCGAAGCCCGCGGCAAGCACGCCATGCTGGCCAAGGTGCGCCGCGCCCCGGCCCTGATCAAGGTCGAGTCGGTGGTGCAGGCCGAGCCGCTCGGGCTGGGCCACGCCATCGGTTGCGTGGAGTCCACCCTGACGCCCGACGAGGACGCCGTCATGGTGCTGCTGCCCGACGACCTGGTGCTGCCGACGGGCGTGCTCGAGACGATGGCGAAGGTGCGCGCCGAGCACGGCGGCACGGTGCTGTGCGCCATCGAGGTCGCGCCCGAAGAGATCAGCGCCTACGGCGTTTTCGACGTCGACCCGGTTCCCGGCGGCGACTCCGACGTGCTGAAGGTCAAGGGCATGGTCGAAAAGCCGAAGGCTGAAGACGCGCCGTCGATCTATGCTGCGGCGGGCCGCTACGTGCTCGACCGAGCCGTCTTCGACGCGCTGCGGCGCATCGAGCGCGGCGCCGGCGGTGAGGTTCAGCTGACCGACGCGATCGCGCTGCTGATCGACGAGGGCCACCCGGTGCATGTCGTCGTGCATCACGGATCTCGACACGACTTGGGAAATCCCGGCGGCTACCTCAAGGCTGCGGTTGACTTTGCATTGGATCGTGACGACTATGGCCCGGATTTGCGGCGATGGTTGGTGGCGCGATTGGGCCTGACCGAGCAGTAG
- the glp gene encoding molybdotransferase-like divisome protein Glp yields MRSVEEQQARITAAAVAPRPIRVAIAEAQGLMCAEEVVTERPLPGFDQAAIDGYAVRSVDVLGVGEVSGEPVYDEAGEPIVDEDAPDGLVLPVMGTIEAGARTPSRLQPRQAARVQTGAPLPTLADAVLPLKWTDGGTSKVRILRGAPSGAYVRRAGDDVQPGDVAVRAGTIIGAAQVGLLAAVGRERVLVHPRPRVSIMVIGGELVDISRTPGNGQVYDVNSYALAAAARDAGAEVNRIGIVSNNPQELGEIVEGQINRAEVLVIAGGVGGAAAEAVRGVLSGLGELEVVRVAMHPGSVQGFGQLGRDGVPTFLLPSNPVSALVVFEVMVRPLIRLSLGKRQPLRRIVQARTLSPITSVAGRKGYLRGQLMRDQDTGEYLVQALGGAPGASSHLLATLAEANCLVVVPTGAEQIRTGEIVDVAFLAQRG; encoded by the coding sequence GTGCGTTCGGTGGAGGAGCAACAAGCCCGGATAACGGCCGCCGCGGTAGCGCCGCGGCCGATCAGGGTGGCCATAGCCGAGGCGCAAGGCTTGATGTGCGCCGAAGAAGTCGTGACCGAACGGCCGCTGCCCGGGTTCGACCAGGCGGCGATCGATGGTTACGCCGTGCGCAGTGTCGACGTGCTGGGTGTCGGCGAGGTCAGCGGCGAGCCCGTCTACGACGAGGCCGGAGAGCCGATTGTCGACGAGGATGCCCCGGACGGGCTAGTCCTGCCGGTGATGGGAACGATCGAGGCCGGTGCGCGCACGCCCAGCCGGCTGCAGCCCCGGCAGGCCGCACGGGTGCAGACCGGGGCCCCGTTGCCCACGCTGGCCGACGCGGTGTTGCCGCTGAAGTGGACCGACGGCGGCACGTCCAAGGTGCGGATCCTGCGCGGGGCGCCGTCGGGCGCCTACGTGCGGCGCGCCGGGGACGACGTGCAGCCGGGCGACGTCGCGGTGCGGGCGGGCACGATCATCGGTGCCGCGCAGGTGGGCCTGCTTGCGGCGGTCGGCCGGGAACGGGTGTTGGTGCATCCGCGGCCCCGCGTGTCGATCATGGTCATCGGCGGTGAACTGGTGGACATTTCGCGCACCCCCGGCAACGGGCAGGTCTACGACGTCAACTCCTACGCGCTGGCCGCGGCGGCCCGTGACGCCGGAGCGGAAGTCAACCGTATCGGCATCGTGTCCAACAACCCGCAAGAGCTGGGCGAGATCGTCGAAGGGCAGATCAACCGTGCCGAGGTCCTGGTGATCGCCGGCGGCGTCGGGGGCGCGGCCGCCGAGGCGGTCCGCGGCGTGCTCTCCGGGCTCGGCGAGCTGGAAGTGGTCCGGGTCGCGATGCATCCCGGATCGGTCCAGGGCTTCGGGCAGCTGGGGCGCGACGGCGTGCCGACCTTCCTGCTGCCCTCGAATCCGGTCAGCGCGCTGGTGGTCTTCGAGGTGATGGTCCGGCCGCTGATCCGGCTGTCGCTGGGCAAGCGCCAGCCGCTGCGGCGCATCGTGCAGGCCCGCACGCTCTCGCCCATCACGTCGGTGGCCGGGCGCAAGGGCTACCTGCGCGGCCAGCTGATGCGTGATCAGGACACCGGCGAGTACCTGGTGCAGGCGCTCGGCGGGGCACCCGGGGCGTCGTCGCATCTGCTGGCGACCCTTGCCGAGGCCAATTGCCTGGTTGTGGTTCCCACCGGGGCGGAGCAGATTCGTACCGGTGAGATCGTCGACGTCGCCTTCCTGGCTCAGCGCGGCTGA
- a CDS encoding helix-turn-helix domain-containing protein, producing MSEPLLPREVRRRLAIIRHAEEVTGNVAMTCRYYGISRPVYYRWLRRYQEQSIDGLRDLSRRPHHSPNATHVDVVGKILYLRQNYHFGPAKIAMYFKRYHDVEVSQSGVWRILKSLDLNRLPASQRYKRLDKRWTRYEKQLPGHQVQIDVKFVEPLKNAAPPAVGRRTKHYQFTAIDDCTRLRVLRIYLRCDQKTAIQFVDYMLERLPFPVQIIQTDNGAEFQSAFHYHVLNKGVGHRYIKPRTPRLNGKVERSHRIDAEEFYALLDGVVVDDATPYERLRQKTQTPAVTDERQSQTKWS from the coding sequence ATGAGCGAACCGCTACTGCCACGCGAGGTCCGTCGCCGATTGGCGATTATCCGCCACGCCGAAGAAGTGACCGGCAACGTGGCTATGACGTGCCGCTATTACGGGATCAGCCGGCCGGTCTACTACCGATGGCTAAGGCGCTACCAGGAGCAGAGCATTGACGGGCTGCGTGATCTCTCGCGACGACCGCATCACAGCCCCAACGCCACCCATGTCGATGTCGTCGGCAAGATCCTCTACCTGAGGCAGAATTACCATTTCGGACCCGCCAAGATCGCGATGTATTTCAAGCGATACCACGACGTGGAGGTGTCCCAATCCGGCGTCTGGCGCATCCTCAAGAGCCTCGACCTCAATCGCCTACCGGCCTCCCAGCGCTACAAACGACTCGACAAACGATGGACACGCTACGAAAAGCAGCTGCCCGGACATCAAGTCCAAATCGACGTCAAATTCGTTGAGCCACTGAAGAACGCCGCCCCGCCCGCCGTCGGCCGGCGCACCAAGCACTACCAGTTCACCGCAATCGACGACTGCACCCGACTACGCGTGCTGCGCATCTACCTACGTTGCGATCAGAAAACCGCAATCCAGTTCGTCGACTACATGCTCGAGCGACTGCCCTTCCCGGTGCAGATCATCCAGACAGACAACGGCGCCGAATTCCAATCAGCCTTCCACTACCACGTCCTCAACAAAGGCGTCGGCCACCGTTACATCAAGCCGCGAACCCCGCGCCTGAACGGCAAAGTGGAGCGATCCCACCGCATCGATGCTGAAGAGTTCTACGCCCTCCTGGACGGCGTCGTCGTTGACGACGCCACACCCTACGAACGACTACGCCAGAAAACCCAGACCCCGGCCGTAACCGATGAACGTCAGTCACAAACTAAGTGGAGCTAA